CTGCAATTTAAGTTACACTCATTTGTCAGCTGAAGCGTTGCCGTTTCAATAAAAGGTGTGTTTTTATGCATTTTTTTCTCATTGTATACATTTATAGATCTGAATTTATCTATGAAGACCGGATAATCAGTGAACATACCCCATTCGTATTTTTTAAAAAAGACATTCAGCATTTTAAACTCCTGATCAGAGAGAGATTCTCCACTTTCTGCTTTTCGGATACTGTTGCCTAACCGGTTATCGATCCATAGCAATTTTTCTTCCACCAAGTTATGTAACGTGGATTTTGTTTTTCCAAGTACTAAATAAACTTCTGGTTTTAGCTTAAAATAGGTCATATACACTCCCCTACTTCACTCATAGATTTGAAATAGTCAGTAGTTACTTCCTCAAATAGCTTCGGATTTTCCTCCAACATGCTCACAAAATCAGTTAGCAAACTCTTCATCGTATTTCGTTGCTGAAGGCATACCTTATGATTTCGTTCAAATCCATTCTCTGTTTCAAAATTTTTAAAGCATAAATTACACAATCTGGATATAGGGCACTTTTCGCAATTTTTACAAATATTTTCATTGTAATCATTAAGCACTTTTACAATGCGATTGAGATCCAATCCTTCTCGGATACTGCCAATTTCGTAAGCACTATTAATCTTTTCGCAGATCTGAAAATTACCTTCTGTAGTTACGTAAAGTTTCTCTCCGGGCACACAAGTTCCTGTAAAGGGCCTGATTAGCGGGGAAGCCTCTCTTATCATTGGATGGAAAGCCAGCGTTGCATAGATACTGCCAAAAAATCTATACAGAAACTTGTTTTTATCAATATCATTTGAAATAGCCTTCTCAAAGAAAGTCTCTTTTAACTTATTGTATTTCTCAAAAAATTCAACTTCATCCGTATCGGTGAATTGTGAATAATAGGTGCTGTTTTGAGCTTGAACCTGGCCTGTATGAATAACAGATAGTTCATTATCATCAAAAAAGTTAGCGAGTTTCTCAAAATCTGTTTTGTAATCAAAACATGTAGCAATCGACAAACTGGCGTCTGGAAATGAATCCTTATATTCGTTGATATGCCGAAGAATAATATGAGCCGTGTCTCCTCCGTTCACATCCACCCTATTGCGATTATGATTCTCAGGATACCCATCCAAACTGATAAGGACTGAAAAGTGGTTATCATACAGGAATTTTTGAATATCCGATGTCAATAAAAGACCATTGGTGGTGATATTATAAAGAACTTCATATTCGCTGTACATCTCATTGATATAATTAACAACTCTCTTGAGCAGAGGCAGATTTGTTAAAGGCTCCCCACCATAAAAACTGATGATCGATTTCCTCATAGGATTACGTTCGAATATTTTTTTGAAATTACTATAATAGAAATCAACAGATTCTTTGGCGATCTCCCATGACATCCGACTTGTTCCGTGATCACGCGTGTACGGATAGTGTTCCGAATATATGCAATATTTGCATCTTAAATTACAAGCTGAAGAAACCTCCAATATTAATTGTTTGAATCCATTTCCCTCTGTGTACAAATACTGCTCCAAATCTGAGATAACAATAGCTTTTATTTTTTGCGTAGATTGGATATTGAATTTCTTTTTTATAACCTCTAATCCTGGATCATTTTCAGTACACACAATCTGTCCAGTCTCATTATCATAGAAATATTTATTTTTCCGTCTACTCTCAAAGCTAATACCCTTCATAGCCATCCTCCTTCTAAAAAACGGGGAGGAAAAGAGTACTTTTTCTCCTCCCCAGTAATTTTATGAATTCACACCGATTGCAACCGCAGCAGCAGCACTTGCGCCTGTTGCGACCGTAGTAACTTCACCCGCTGCTGCAAGAGTAACAATTGCCGTTGCAGGACCAAAGATAACACATGCAAGACAAATTGCGCAGCCTAAACATGCTGCACAAGCAGCACAGCCCAAGCAAGCCACGCAAGCGGCGATTTCTTCTTTGTCTCCAATATGGAACTCTTCTCCCAAATCAGAAACTGAGAAAAATTCATCTGAATACATTGACTGTCCACCTCCCTTCTTTTAAGTCAGAATCAGATTGATCCCTCCTTTTATACTCTGAAATATGTATAACATCCATAATATTACATATAAACAAGAGTTTATATGTGATTTTCTTCATAATTATCATAAATATTATATATGAAAGAAATTAATTCCATTTATTAACTCGATTTTAAATACGAGAAATAAGGGTGTAAAAAAAGAGGCCATTAAAGAAATATCTTCTTCTGGCCTCTTTTTTATAACTATTAAGTTCGCAATGAAGCAGGTTTAATATCATTTGAACTTCCCTAGACTATTAGTCAGGTGGAGTCCTCCTTCTTCCACCAGATACAAATAAGAACCTCCCCCAAGTTTACTGAACTTAGGGAAGGCTCTTCTCTTCTTTTGTATACCTTGCAGGATAGCCTTGATGCTTAAGGGCTATGAGCCCTTATTACATCATGCCGCCCATTCCACCCATGCCGCCCATATCAGGCATTCCAGCCTTTTCTGGTTCTGGCTTGTCAGCAATTACTGCTTCAGTAGTCAAGAACATAGCCGCTACGGATGCAGCATTTTGAAGCGCGGAACGTGTTACTTTAGCAGGGTCAACGATACCCGCTTCAAACATGTTTACCCACTCGCCAGTAGCAGCGTTGTAGCCGATGCCGATAGCTTCTTTTTTCAAGCGATCCACGATAACGGAACCTTCTTGACCAGCGTTAGCTGCAATGGTACGAACTGGCTCTTCCAACGCGCGAAGCACGATGTTAACGCCTGTTTTCTCGTCGCCAGTTACATCTACAGCAGCAACAGCATTATATACGTTCACAAGAGCTGTACCACCACCGGAAACGATACCTTCTTCAACCGCAGCGCGAGTTGCGTTCAGGGCGTCTTCGATGCGAAGTTTGCGCTCTTTCAATTCAGTTTCAGTTGCAGCGCCAACTTTGACAACGGCTACGCCGCCAGCCAATTTAGCCAAACGCTCTTGCAATTTCTCTTTGTCGAACTCGGAAGTTGTTTCTTCCAGTTGAGCACGAATTTGGCTTACGCGAGCATTGATGTCCGCTTTGTCGCCGCTTCCGTCTACGATTGTTGTGTTTTCTTTAGTTACGCGTACTTGACGTGCGTTACCCAATTGTTCAATGGAAGTGCTCTTCAGATCAAGACCGAGCTTCTCAGTGATCACTTGGCCACCAGTCAGGGCAGCGATATCTTGCAGCATAGCTTCGCGGCGGTCGCCAAAGCCAGGAGCTTTAACAGCAACAGCGTTGAATGTTCCACGCAGTTTGTTCACGATCAGCATAGCTTGTGCTTCGCCTTCGATATCTTCAGCGATAATTACAAGCGGTCTAGCTTGTTGAACGATTTTTTCAAGCAAAGGAAGGATTTCTTGAGTACTGCTGATTTTTTTATCAGTGATCAAGATGTATGGGTTCTCCAGAACAGCTTCCATTTTGTCCGTATCTGTAATCATGTACGGGGAAATGTAACCGCGGTCGAACTGCATACCTTCTACTACTTCAAGTTCAGTAGCGAATCCACGGGATTCTTCAACTGTGATAACACCGTCTTTACCTACTTTTTCCATAGCTTCAGCAATCAATTGACCTACTTCTTCGTCAGCAGCAGAGATAGCAGCTACTTGAGCGATAGCTTGGGAATCTTCGATTGGCTTAGCGATTTTTTGCAATTCTTCAACCGCTGCACGAACCGCTTTGTCGATCCCTTTGCGAATAACCATTGGGTTAGCGCCTGCAGTTACGTTCTTCAGACCTTCACGGATCATAGCTTGCGCAAGAACCGTTGCAGTTGTAGTACCGTCACCAGCTACATCGTTAGTCTTAGTAGCAACTTCTTTAACCAGTTGAGCACCCATGTTCTCGAATGCATCTTCAAGTTCGATTTCTTTGGCGATAGTTACACCATCGTTAGTGATCAGCGGGCTACCAAATTTCTTCTCAAGCACCACGTTGCGACCTTTTGGTCCAAGTGTAACTTTTACCGCATTTGCCAAAGCATCTACACCGCGCAACATAGAGCGACGTGCTTCTTCACTAAATTTAATTTCTTTAGCCATTGTGTAATTACCTCCTAAAAGTTTTTGTATATCACGTTCTGTAAGAAGTTTAAATTTAATTTATGATCGACTCTCGCTTAGTCAAGAATCGCGTGAATGTCGCTTTCTTTCATAATCAAATACTCTTTACCTTCGTATTTGATTTCTGTTCCTGCATATTTAGAGAAAAGAACACGGTCGCCTTCTTTAACTTCCAGCGCTACACGTACTCCATCTTTCAAAGCTCCGCTACCTACTGCGATAATAGTTCCTTCTTGTGGCTTTTCTTTCGAGGAGTCCGGAAGTACAATCCCGAATGAAGTGGTTTCCTCCTGCTCGCTCGGTAGCACCAATACGCGTTCACCTAAAGGTTTGATCATGAAAAAATAGCCTCCTTTAAAATTATGTTATTTTGCTTCAAAACATAGTTTAGAACTTGCCGGTCAAACTTCAATTCTCTGTTGTTCATGAAAAATATCAATTGGACGCTGCAAGTTTCTCGTCCATCTCATATTTTTCATAAGCGTTAGCACTCGACAGTGTGTAGTGCTAACAACAATTTTTATGATACTCAACTTGAGCCCGGATTTCAAGTCCTTTTACACAAATTCGCATTTGTTTTCGTAAAAAATACGTTTCACTGGTTGTCCTAGCGCACACTCTATAACATTCTATCCACAGGTTGTGAAAATATGCGTATGTTTTCCAGTCATTACAACTGTACCACCTACGCCAAGACTTTTCAAAAAGACGAAATATGTAATAATTTTAGCGGGGCTTTAAACCAAAAAGAACTGCCTCTTGGGTAGAAAAAATCTACGTAGTGACAGCCCTCTTATCATCAATCCTCACTCTTGGTGTACTGAGCTTCACGCGCCGCATCCGCAGCAAGCTGCTTGCGATAGACAAAGGCAGACAAGAATACACTGAACTCATATAACACTAGCAGTGGAATCGTCACCAGAAAGTCTGAGATAAAATCCGGAGGAGTAATAACTACAGCGATAAAGATAAGCGTAAAATAGGCATATCGGCGCATCTTACGCAAGCGTATTGGGTTAAGAACTCTTAATTTGGTCAGAAACATCACCAGTAACGGGAGCTCAAACAACAACGCCAGGGGTAGCACCAGACTGAACATGAAGTTGAAATACTGAGCAATCCCGTAGGTCTCTTCCAGCCCCATACTCCGAGTGATAGAAATTGTGAATGATAGCGCCATTGGAAATACAATATAATAAGCAAAAGAAAGACCAATTAGAAATAGAACAAAAACATAAGGAACATAACGAAGTGTCGCAGTACGCTCTTCTGGCTGAAGGCCCGGACTAATAAACGCCCACAGCTGATAAGCAATAAAAGGGATCGAAATCACTAGCGAAACCGCCATCGCGATCTTCATATACATTCCGATACCATCCCAGAATGAGAACGCATGTAGAACAAAGCCTTGAGCTAGGTCTGTACTAATTAAATAATCGTAGATAGGCTTGGCACAGAACAGCCCCCCTACCAATCCCAGAACAAATACAATCAGCACATAAATAATCCGTTTACGCAGCTCGGTGAGATGATCCACCACCGACATTTCTTCCGATTTGAGAGACATCCGGACACCATCCCATGACAAGAGTAGAAACGTTGCAGCGACTTTGTGTAAAGTTGCGCCCGTTTCCGCTGAAAGCAAACAAGCATAAACGCCTTCGGCATCCTAATAAGAACGGTAAGCGTTTAAGCGAGAAGTATAAGGATAAAGTATTGTGTGAAACTTATACTTTCTTAGATTTGAAAAAGGGGCGTCTCCTAAGTCTATTAGACTTGAGAGATTGCCCCATTGTTAAACCTTTTATTATTCCGGCAGGCGTTTGTCCTGAGGAATATCTGCAGCGACCGTCTGCGGGGCCGTCGGCACAGGAGCTTCGCTCTTCTTCACCGGATCAGTATCACCGATGATTTCACGTGCGCCTTCCTTAAATTCACGAAAGGTTCGTCCAACTGCGCGGCCTAACTCTGGCAGTTTATTCGGGCCAAAGAGGAGCAGTGCCAGTATAACCAACAAAATAATACCAGGAGTACCAATTCCACTAAACATTATTATTCCTCCTTGTCCGTCTATCCGATCATGGTATCGTTTACGATAATCTAATAATACCATAACTTATATCACAGTTACATCCACTATCTTCTATAAATAGTTTATCATTGTGACGTGACAAGAATATGACAATGCTATTGGCGGTATTGGCCGGTTACCATGAGTAACGCTTCCGGTAGTTGATCCATAATGGCGGCCAAATTCTCATGAACACCCTTCGGTGTGCCCGGTAAATTGACAATCAACGTGCGTCCGCGAATGCCGCATATCCCGCGGAAAAGCATCACCGCTCGGTTTTTTTGCATCACCGTACTTCGCATCGCTTCTGAAAGTCCTGGCACTTCCCGTTCGATTACACGCCGTGTAGCCTCCGGAGTTACATCGCGTATCGCTAAATCCGTACCTCCAGTAGTCAATACCAGATCTGCCTGAAAATAATCTGTCAGTTCTATTAAAGCTGCGATAATCTCATCTTGTTCATCGGGCACGATTCGATATTCAACGATCTCGCCCCCAAGCTCCTCTTCCACCAGCTCCCGAATAACCTGGGCGCTCGTGTCTTCCCGTTCGCCCCTGGCCCCTTTATCGCTGGCCGTTAGGATTGCTGTTTTCCACGCCATAGGTTTATCCTCCCTCTCTATGTATATTGGCTGTACAGTGCAGCCCATTTACTTCAGCGCATCGAACATTAGCACTCATCATTGTTCAAGCGCGTAATCCCCATTCTTGCCCCCGCTTTTAGACACTAAGAGCGTTGGTCCGATAATCATATCCTTCTGAATAGCCTTGCACATGTCGTACACCGTGAGTGCTGAGGCGGAAACAGCGGTCAAGGCCTCCATTTCAACTCCGGTCTTTCCGGTAGTATGGACTGTTGCTTCTATATAAAGTTCATCTTTGCTGTTATCGGAGAAGCTGATATCAATACCGGTAAGTGGGAGTGGATGACACATCGGAATCCAGTCAGACGTCTTCTTGGCTGCCATGATACCAGCAATCTGTGCAACGGCAAGTACGTCTCCCTTACTGATCTTGCCCCCCTTGATGGCGCTAAGTGTCACAGCGGCCATCTTGATCTTACTCCGCGCGACAGCTGTCCGCTTCGTAATCTCCTTTTCGCTCACATCCACCATTCGAGCTCTTCCCTGCTCGTTAAAATGGGTCAATTCCACGGCTCACTCTCCTTTTCGGCAGTGTACAATGCCATTTTCAGTAATCAGCATGTCCATAAAGGCATCATGCTCATCCATGGGCACCTTCGGAACCAGCTGCATGTCATAGGCTAACCCGATCCAAACAGGGGGCTTCGCAGCGGTGTACTCTTCCTTCTCCCATGACGCACGTAGTCGATCATAATAACCTCGGCCGTAACCAAGCCGACCACCCTGAAGATCAAAAGCCAGTCCCGGAACAAACACAACATCTGGTAGTGTAACAGCTTCAATCTCTTGTGAATCTCTGCCGGATACAATAGGTTCATGGATACCATACGCCCCCGGCTCAAGCTCGCTCCATGCGTTCACCCTATGGACACTCATTGCACCGCTTGCCGGAATGACACGCGGCAGCAGCACCCGACGCTGGTCCTTCCAAGCCTGTGTAAGAAGCGCTTTGGTATCGAGTTCAGAACGGAAAGATACATAGGCCATTAGTGAGGCTATGTCCTTCGTCTCCAGCCACTCTGACGCATGCTTGCAGACCAGAAAAGACAGTTCCCTTCTCTGGTCCGAAGACAGCTCGTTTCTGGCGATGGTCTTCTCTGCTCTTAGTTCTTGCTTTACTTTGGAGATCACCGACTCCTTGCTTGACATCGTCGGCCACCTCCCTAGTTTTATCCCAAGCTCATCCTTGTTTGTAAATCCAGTTTACCACTCTTCTCCCCGGTTCGCCAAGGTGGATAGGACTGTGTTTCCGGGCTAGGTCGTTATTCCCCTTTTCCGATATATCGAGCTCTCGCTTGGGAAACGCTTTTCATGTAAACTATAGAATAAGTTGTTCATACGGCTGAGGTATAAATGCCAAGGCGAAATATGCAAGGGTGGAGGTTTCATCGTTATGCTTCTTCAAGCGACAGGAATTACAAAATCATATGGTATACAGAACGTACTAGACGGCATAAGCCTTCAGGTGAATGAAAAAGAACGCGTCGGGCTCGTAGGTGTTAATGGTGCCGGAAAATCAACTTTTCTGCAAATCCTTGCCGGTGAAATGTCCTATGACAGCGGTCAAATTCATAAATCAAAAGAAACTACAATCGGGTACTTAGCCCAAAATAGCGGACTTCAATCCGACAAAACCATTCATGAAGAAATGATGGCAGTTTTCGCACCGTTGATCGAAGCCGAAGCTGAGCTAAGAGAGCTGGAAGTCAGCATTGCTGATCCTAAGCTGGCAGAAGATCCAAAACGGTACGATGAATTGCTCGAACGATATGCCCGGCGATCAGATTGGTTCAAGGATCACGGTGGTTATGAAATGAATACACGAGTCCGCAGTGTCCTGCACGGTATGGGCTTCGGCGAGTTCGCACCGGACACACCCATCTCCACACTCAGTGGCGGCCAGAAGACTCGACTCGCATTAGCCCGCATTTTGCTTCAGGCTCCCGATCTTCTAATGCTGGATGAGCCTACTAACCATCTGGATATCGAAACATTGACCTGGCTTGAGGATTATCTTCGCAGTTATGCTGGCGGAATTCTGGTCGTATCTCATGACCGTTATTTCCTGGATCGGCTTGTGACTACTATTGTAGAGATCGAACGCCATCAATCTCGCCGTTATACTGGTAATTACAGTCGGTATGTAGATTTGAAGGCTGCCGAATATGAAGCACGGATGAAGCAATATGAGAAACAGCAGGATGAAATTTCTAGGATGGAAGATTTCGTTCAGAAAAACATTGTGCGGGCATCTACCACGAAACGCGCGCAGAGTAGACGCAAAGCGCTTGAGAAGATGGATCGTATCGATCGACCGATGGGAGATCTGAAGAAAGCCAACTTCTCCTTCGAGCCAGACTTCATGTCTGGTAAAGAAGTGCTGCAAGTTCGTAATGTAGCGGTTGCCTTTAATGAAGGCCCACCTTTGTTCAAGGACGCTTCTTTTGAACTGCGCCGGGGAGAAACCGCTGCACTCATCGGACCTAATGGTATCGGTAAATCCACATTACTGCAGTGTATGACCGGAACCCGTGAGCCATCTGCTGGAACCGTTAATTGGGGTACTAAAGTAAAGGTCGCTTATTATGACCAGGAACAGACCCGCCTCAATCCAAAGAATACAGTAATGGAAGAACTATGGAGTGAATATCCAATGATCGAGGAAGCCAGAATCCGTACGATCCTTGGCAACTTCCTATTCAGCGGTGAAGATGTTCTTAAGAAAATTTCTGCGCTGAGCGGCGGAGAAAAAGCCCGAGTTGCATTATCGAAGCTCATGCTGCGCGGCGCTAATATGCTCATTCTCGATGAGCCAACCAACCATTTGGATTTGGTCAGCCGTGAGGTTCTAGAATCAGCATTAATTGATTTCGAAGGCACATTGCTCTTCATTTCGCATGACCGTTATTTCCTCAATAAAATGGCTGAACGGGTGTTGGAGCTTCATCCTGAGGGGATCGACCAATACCTCGGCAACTACGATGACTATATCGAGAAGAAACGAGAATTAGAAGAGATCGCGAAAGATGCTGCTGAATTGGCCTCCAAAAATGTCAATAAAGATGCTGCAGTTCCTGAAAAAAACGCTGTTTCCTCCTTCGAAGCAGACAAGCAGGCCAAGCGCGAAGAGCGGAACCGTAAGCGCCGTATCACTGAGCTCGAGGAGGGGATTGCCTCGTTAGAAGAATCTATCGCTTTTATAGAGAATGAGATGACTAAACCTGAAGTTTATCAGGATTATTTAGCACTTCAAGGTCATGAAGAGGACCTGAAGAACAAAAAAACTCAACTTACCGATTTATTTAACGAATGGGAAATCCTTGCTGACGAATAATGTAAATCCACTTCATAAATATTTTTTCACAGTTCCCGATTTGTTCATAAACAGTTATCCACAGCACTATGCACAGGTTTCGTGTATAACTCCCTACTAAAAAAGCCCCTGAGGGGCTTTTTTTATGCGTTAAATCGGTATTTTCGAATTACAGGAATTATTATCCACCGAATTATCCACATTATCCACAATTCCCACAAGGTTTCATTGCTAACAAAAATGGTTATAAGGCCATTTTAAAAAGTGCCGACATTGCTGATTTTACGCACTTTTTACACAACACAGACAGAATATGTGGATAACGTTGTCCACAACTTGACAAAAGACGTAAGAGCTCCAAAAACCCTTCATATTATGATAAAAAATCCCCACAAAGTGGGGCTTTGCTTCGATGCGTACTCAGGTACTTTGCGGGGGCCCCAAATATATACTTTCTAATACGAAAAAAAGAACCCGCTATCTCCTAATCAGACAGCGGGCACGTCATATATCAAACGATCTGCGTAGAGAGTAGTGCAGCGTTACAGGCTGCAATATAGGCAATCCCTGCCGCCATGATAATATCTTGATGCGTAGCTGTGCCTCTAAATTTAAGACCTTCCCACTCTACCATCACAGCCGCCTCCGCTTGGGCGTTCTCTCCACTTC
This window of the Paenibacillus sp. FSL R10-2734 genome carries:
- a CDS encoding radical SAM protein; protein product: MKGISFESRRKNKYFYDNETGQIVCTENDPGLEVIKKKFNIQSTQKIKAIVISDLEQYLYTEGNGFKQLILEVSSACNLRCKYCIYSEHYPYTRDHGTSRMSWEIAKESVDFYYSNFKKIFERNPMRKSIISFYGGEPLTNLPLLKRVVNYINEMYSEYEVLYNITTNGLLLTSDIQKFLYDNHFSVLISLDGYPENHNRNRVDVNGGDTAHIILRHINEYKDSFPDASLSIATCFDYKTDFEKLANFFDDNELSVIHTGQVQAQNSTYYSQFTDTDEVEFFEKYNKLKETFFEKAISNDIDKNKFLYRFFGSIYATLAFHPMIREASPLIRPFTGTCVPGEKLYVTTEGNFQICEKINSAYEIGSIREGLDLNRIVKVLNDYNENICKNCEKCPISRLCNLCFKNFETENGFERNHKVCLQQRNTMKSLLTDFVSMLEENPKLFEEVTTDYFKSMSEVGECI
- a CDS encoding ABC-F family ATP-binding cassette domain-containing protein, which encodes MLLQATGITKSYGIQNVLDGISLQVNEKERVGLVGVNGAGKSTFLQILAGEMSYDSGQIHKSKETTIGYLAQNSGLQSDKTIHEEMMAVFAPLIEAEAELRELEVSIADPKLAEDPKRYDELLERYARRSDWFKDHGGYEMNTRVRSVLHGMGFGEFAPDTPISTLSGGQKTRLALARILLQAPDLLMLDEPTNHLDIETLTWLEDYLRSYAGGILVVSHDRYFLDRLVTTIVEIERHQSRRYTGNYSRYVDLKAAEYEARMKQYEKQQDEISRMEDFVQKNIVRASTTKRAQSRRKALEKMDRIDRPMGDLKKANFSFEPDFMSGKEVLQVRNVAVAFNEGPPLFKDASFELRRGETAALIGPNGIGKSTLLQCMTGTREPSAGTVNWGTKVKVAYYDQEQTRLNPKNTVMEELWSEYPMIEEARIRTILGNFLFSGEDVLKKISALSGGEKARVALSKLMLRGANMLILDEPTNHLDLVSREVLESALIDFEGTLLFISHDRYFLNKMAERVLELHPEGIDQYLGNYDDYIEKKRELEEIAKDAAELASKNVNKDAAVPEKNAVSSFEADKQAKREERNRKRRITELEEGIASLEESIAFIENEMTKPEVYQDYLALQGHEEDLKNKKTQLTDLFNEWEILADE
- a CDS encoding 5-formyltetrahydrofolate cyclo-ligase; this encodes MSSKESVISKVKQELRAEKTIARNELSSDQRRELSFLVCKHASEWLETKDIASLMAYVSFRSELDTKALLTQAWKDQRRVLLPRVIPASGAMSVHRVNAWSELEPGAYGIHEPIVSGRDSQEIEAVTLPDVVFVPGLAFDLQGGRLGYGRGYYDRLRASWEKEEYTAAKPPVWIGLAYDMQLVPKVPMDEHDAFMDMLITENGIVHCRKGE
- the groL gene encoding chaperonin GroEL (60 kDa chaperone family; promotes refolding of misfolded polypeptides especially under stressful conditions; forms two stacked rings of heptamers to form a barrel-shaped 14mer; ends can be capped by GroES; misfolded proteins enter the barrel where they are refolded when GroES binds); amino-acid sequence: MAKEIKFSEEARRSMLRGVDALANAVKVTLGPKGRNVVLEKKFGSPLITNDGVTIAKEIELEDAFENMGAQLVKEVATKTNDVAGDGTTTATVLAQAMIREGLKNVTAGANPMVIRKGIDKAVRAAVEELQKIAKPIEDSQAIAQVAAISAADEEVGQLIAEAMEKVGKDGVITVEESRGFATELEVVEGMQFDRGYISPYMITDTDKMEAVLENPYILITDKKISSTQEILPLLEKIVQQARPLVIIAEDIEGEAQAMLIVNKLRGTFNAVAVKAPGFGDRREAMLQDIAALTGGQVITEKLGLDLKSTSIEQLGNARQVRVTKENTTIVDGSGDKADINARVSQIRAQLEETTSEFDKEKLQERLAKLAGGVAVVKVGAATETELKERKLRIEDALNATRAAVEEGIVSGGGTALVNVYNAVAAVDVTGDEKTGVNIVLRALEEPVRTIAANAGQEGSVIVDRLKKEAIGIGYNAATGEWVNMFEAGIVDPAKVTRSALQNAASVAAMFLTTEAVIADKPEPEKAGMPDMGGMGGMGGMM
- the groES gene encoding co-chaperone GroES, which codes for MIKPLGERVLVLPSEQEETTSFGIVLPDSSKEKPQEGTIIAVGSGALKDGVRVALEVKEGDRVLFSKYAGTEIKYEGKEYLIMKESDIHAILD
- the moaC gene encoding cyclic pyranopterin monophosphate synthase MoaC, translated to MELTHFNEQGRARMVDVSEKEITKRTAVARSKIKMAAVTLSAIKGGKISKGDVLAVAQIAGIMAAKKTSDWIPMCHPLPLTGIDISFSDNSKDELYIEATVHTTGKTGVEMEALTAVSASALTVYDMCKAIQKDMIIGPTLLVSKSGGKNGDYALEQ
- the tatC gene encoding twin-arginine translocase subunit TatC; protein product: MSLKSEEMSVVDHLTELRKRIIYVLIVFVLGLVGGLFCAKPIYDYLISTDLAQGFVLHAFSFWDGIGMYMKIAMAVSLVISIPFIAYQLWAFISPGLQPEERTATLRYVPYVFVLFLIGLSFAYYIVFPMALSFTISITRSMGLEETYGIAQYFNFMFSLVLPLALLFELPLLVMFLTKLRVLNPIRLRKMRRYAYFTLIFIAVVITPPDFISDFLVTIPLLVLYEFSVFLSAFVYRKQLAADAAREAQYTKSED
- a CDS encoding twin-arginine translocase TatA/TatE family subunit encodes the protein MFSGIGTPGIILLVILALLLFGPNKLPELGRAVGRTFREFKEGAREIIGDTDPVKKSEAPVPTAPQTVAADIPQDKRLPE
- a CDS encoding MogA/MoaB family molybdenum cofactor biosynthesis protein is translated as MAWKTAILTASDKGARGEREDTSAQVIRELVEEELGGEIVEYRIVPDEQDEIIAALIELTDYFQADLVLTTGGTDLAIRDVTPEATRRVIEREVPGLSEAMRSTVMQKNRAVMLFRGICGIRGRTLIVNLPGTPKGVHENLAAIMDQLPEALLMVTGQYRQ